The Gammaproteobacteria bacterium DNA segment TCCTTCTCCGCTTCGCTCCCGAAACTTCTCGACCAGATCCTGGCGGCTGTGCAAACAGCCACGATCTCGATGCGATCCCGCATCAACTGTTACACGATTCGGTGTCGCGCCACGATTAATTCTCGCACCAGTTCGTGGTCAATCTCCGGTACTTTCCTTCCGGAACGCGGGTGTTCCTGAAGTACTGCTACCGCCTCATACAGTCGTTCCACGAGCGAGGCCGCATACGAGGGAGAAGTCCGGGCGTGGAAAGCCCCGATCGCCTCCAGGTCATCGAGCGCTTCGAGCGTCCAGACTACTTCAGCCATCGGCTCAGCCGTTGCCGGGCTTCTTCATGCGAGACGACGCGGCCTTCCTCGGCGTCTTTCATGCCGCGCTGAATCTTTTCCAGCACGTAGAGTTCGTAGATGATGTCTTCGAACGTGACGTCATCGGCCATGCTCTCCTCAGAGTCTCTTGCGATTGCGACCCAATTTGTACAGTTCGGCGGCTCGCTTGATATAATCGGAAGCTGCAGAGAGTTGGGACGGATCAGAGAAGCGGAAAATGCTGTAGCCAGCCTGATCAGGCTTCAACTTAGGGGCGGAGTGATGAGGAAACTCATCCGGGTTTCCACGGAGCGTGATGGCAATGTTGCGAGCACGGGCGTGTTGAACCTGAAACGTCACGAAGTTCGGGTCAAATACCCATCGTCTGCCCTTCTTCTTCAAGCTTGTGTTAGGAAAAAGGCTATAAGCGAGATTCACCAACTGAAGCGCAGACTGCTCCAGTTCAGGAATCTTCTTCAGTTCGTTTTGAAGAGTTGTGGGCATAGACTCAGATCGGCAAAGCTATGATTATAGGCCCCGTGCCCGAATAAGATATAGGTTAACAACAGCCCTGTTATCTTCAAAAAACGCCCCCCCTTCCCAGATATTATCCGGACTCTACCCACATAAAACCTCA contains these protein-coding regions:
- a CDS encoding type II toxin-antitoxin system RelE/ParE family toxin, which encodes MAEVVWTLEALDDLEAIGAFHARTSPSYAASLVERLYEAVAVLQEHPRSGRKVPEIDHELVRELIVARHRIV